A single window of Hylaeus volcanicus isolate JK05 chromosome 8, UHH_iyHylVolc1.0_haploid, whole genome shotgun sequence DNA harbors:
- the LOC128880778 gene encoding 28S ribosomal protein S34, mitochondrial, giving the protein MPIKYIGRTTTFKGKPLWEILANLKNFGVGRMVIRSRQQRYPEACYMQILKVAALPNSGTNPHESRNVAALVRRTFRGYTEPTPVQIEKASYKADYVLIPKDQEHLFLNRKEQPARRVMPRTTSFPPLLKEFLYYQAKQAGQPLTEEPKLNLIYNLDGIKFYRVADENETPTVEVNIIEKKTIYLDEESKSQS; this is encoded by the exons atgccgataaaatatattggtCGAACAACCACCTTCAAAGGGAAACCCTTATGGGAGATCTTggcaaatttgaaaaattttggTGTAGGTAGAATGGTAATTAGAAGTCGACAACAACGATACCCCGAAGCATGTTACATGCAAATACTAAAAGTAGCCGCGTTACCAAATTCCGGCACTAACCCCCAT GAATCACGAAATGTGGCAGCTCTTGTTAGAAGAACTTTCCGAGGTTACACTGAACCAACCCCTGTTCAAATAGAAAAGGCCTCCTATAAGGCGGATTATGTTTTAATACCTAAAGACCAGGAGCACCTCTTTCTAAACAGAAAAGAACAACCAGCCAGGAGAGTTATGCCAAGGACGACAAGTTTTCCACCTCTTCTGAAAGAATTCTTATACTACCAAGCAAAACAAGCAGGGCAACCTCTCACAGAAGAACCTAAACTGAACcttatatataatttagatggcattaaattttacagaGTAGCAGACGAAAACGAAACCCCTACAgtcgaagtcaatataatagaaaaaaagactATTTATTTGGACGAAGAATCCAAAAGCCAATCGTAA
- the LOC128881191 gene encoding uncharacterized protein LOC128881191, translated as MFDSSLVSGKSVKEKGVDKWLDTDEERRIHALERKSIPSKDAVSAKSVKEKGVDTLAPIGSIKQTETSPRLSDVEARTKAAQSEKKAHSRILSERGVDPAVTTLTETGTTRRLSDIGSEKLVETDTVEATSRYVGDSSGEITEREGMETTGRREHEQTGEREVSAGTSGEGVDFGSVQDECDPTCPRRISRRDRIRKLEERQKIVDEYLLNKGTRYFDDVCTCSLSCIVRALSHDSFVRSIIASAALFTLGLKLCSELDAWYLPIRLS; from the exons ATGTTCGATTCCTCCTTAGTTTCTGGCAAGAGTGTGAAAGAGAAGGGTGTCGATAAATGGTTGGACACGGATGAGGAAAGACGTATCCATGCTCTTGAGAGAAAGTCTATTCCTAGTAAGGACGCAG TTTCTGCGAAGAGTGTTAAAGAGAAGGGTGTCGATACGTTGGCACCGATCGGGTCCATCAAGCAAACGGAGACGTCTCCGCGATTGTCCGACGTAGAGGCAAGGACGAAAGCAGCGCAGTCCGAGAAAAAAG CGCATTCGAGGATCCTGTCGGAGAGAGGTGTAGACCCAGCGGTCACTACCTTAACGGAGACGGGGACAACACGACGACTGTCTGATATAGGATCTGAAAAGCTGGTCGAAACTGATACCGTCGAAGCAACTAGTAGATACGTGGGAGATTCGTCTGGAGAGATTACAGAACGCGAAGGAATGGAAACAACGGGCAGACGGGAACACGAGCAAACTGGCGAACGAGAAGTTTCGGCAGGAACTTCCGGCGAGGGGGTTGATTTTGGAAGCGTTCAAGACGAATGCGATCCAACTTGTCCTCGACGTATTTCACGGA GAGACAGAATACGCAAACTCGAAGAAAGGCAAAAGATCGTTGACGAATACTTGCTGAACAAGGGTACGCGTTACTTCGACGATGTTTGCACTTGTTCTCTATCCTGCATCGTCCGTGCCCTGAGCCACGACTCCTTCGTCAGAAGTATAATAGCTTCCGCTGCCCTGTTCACCCTTGGGCTCAAACTTTGTTCGGAATTGGATGCTTGGTACTTGCCGATTCGGCTCTCATAA
- the LOC128880776 gene encoding protein-methionine sulfoxide oxidase mical3a isoform X3, whose product MGEKRGTKALELWCRRITAGYPGVNVQNMTTSWKDGLAFCAMIHHFRSDLIDFNSLDKNDVYGNNELAFKTAEKHLGIPALLDAEDMASCSVPDRLSILTYLSQFYQTFGGSSPSRLVVNRTSEAEGERIVPTSESPKQKVASCLGIRRDPCIACRLPVFLAEKLVVSRGTYHRTCFRCARCNNQLTLGNYYETEEGQFCCETCPDEDASSPATEKYKAAMLSETSENMEDNDTTAESSYKDCYGEKSTDGMLSYSSMQSLGFPDPAIPDVVAQTSRLRLNFISNHLLSEKDKEADIVSDSLVSSDLSAVETEMANGKEDEYNCSSGSSRPELQFERGTIEENHGEDHTKAKDCVNDSLSSNATEEERKLIGTLSVVKNESVNSITRMNNAKELSGHTDGSEDADNCLSLVQRRLKMFESQDRVDHTERKKNEHQIINVLESKAQNKQHVEVTNNGHTDLTIDQQKSDVKVPESIVASSPTESLLSFNRISCSQSNSKIDDTTDSDASSLPSGTNNINVEETQKSADTMDASEVPSLYMDKESNEDKVPDTIAKEINEIHAANADSGVEKDYPKDLNPFKSDEEEEDVDKSRTSVENFKATKDSTNPFDSDDDSPDQEENKPQIGTPPKPTTRSNVNNSKHKQQILMEIQTRRRLIAPQINLNSFSSDEDDHNSDSEYHGERFKTMPVPKPRTIRHIQEIGLSHSSLSTSNGSLTSLESGSVTHGATSRKKKPAPLPPNLKDTGFSNQRTLTRQSHNNSADNHESCPRTTPKTRKTKPAPPPPLRSSSPYNTPVKGTLTFNESPIVASRKMNQDASEDKKTNKDEANRNKQSLMHIPCGENFDYKSYVDKSTQGKWKRKKGPAPPCPMPYKRKRVFNVTLYF is encoded by the exons AGATTTCAACAGTTTAGACAAGAACGACGTGTACGGAAACAACGAACTAGCCTTTAAAACAGCAGAGAAACACCTTGGAATTCCAGCCCTTCTGGACGCGGAAGACATGGCCTCCTGCTCTGTGCCAGATCGGTTGTCGATTTTAACCTACCTATCACAGTTCTACCAAACTTTCGGTG GTTCTTCCCCAAGCCGACTTGTAGTGAATAGAACATCGGAAGCCGAAGGTGAAAGGATCGTTCCAACGTCCGAGTCTCCGAAACAAAAG GTGGCGTCGTGTCTGGGCATACGAAGAGATCCGTGCATCGCGTGCAGACTTCCTGTTTTCCTGGCGGAGAAGCTGGTCGTGTCCCGTGGCACTTATCATCGTACTTGTTTTCGTTGTGCTCGCTGCAACAATCAATTAACACTTGGCAATTATTACGAGACCGAGGAAGGTCAATTCTGCTGCGAAACGTGCCCTGACGAAGACGCCTCGTCACCCGCGACGGAAAAATACAAGGCCGCAATGTTAAGTGAAACATCCGAGAACATGGAGGATAACGACACCACCGCCGAGTCAAGCTATAAAGATTGTTACGGCGAGAAAAGCACGGATGGAATGCTTAGTTACAGTTCTATGCAAAGTCTAGGGTTCCCAGATCCCGCTATTCCCGACGTGGTCGCACAAACCTCTCGATTAAGACTGAATTTCATATCGAATCACCTGCTCTCGGAAAAAGATAAAGAAGCAGACATCGTCAGCGACTCTCTGGTGAGCAGCGATTTGAGCGCTGTCGAGACGGAAATGGCAAACGGAAAAGAGGATGAATATAATTGTTCTAGTGGTTCCTCGAGACCTGAACTTCAATTTGAAAGAGGCACGATTGAAGAAAATCATGGTGAGGATCACACGAAAGCGAAGGACTGCGTAAATGATAGTTTAAGTAGTAACGCGACGGAGGAGGAGCGTAAATTAATTGGCACTCTATCTGTAGTTAAGAATGAATCGGTTAATTCAATTACTAGAATGAACAATGCGAAAGAGCTGTCGGGTCATACCGACGGGAGCGAAGACGCGGATAATTGCCTGTCTCTAGTTCAAAGAAGGCTGAAGATGTTCGAAAGTCAGGATAGGGTAGACCATaccgagagaaaaaagaacgagcATCAAATTATCAACGTATTAGAATCTAAAGCTCAGAATAAGCAGCATGTAGAAGTAACAAACAATGGCCATACAGATTTAACGATTGATCAACAGAAAAGTGATGTGAAAGTTCCAGAAAGTATTGTAGCCAGTAGTCCTACCGAAAGTTTGTTAAGTTTTAATAGAATAAGTTGCAGTCAATCGAATTCGAAGATCGATGACACAACCGATAGCGATGCAAGCTCTTTGCCGAGCGGTACTAACAATATTAACGTGGAGGAAACACAAAAGAGCGCAGATACTATGGATGCATCTGAAGTACCTTCGTTATACATGGATAAAGAAAGTAACGAAGATAAAGTACCTGATACTATTGCAAAAGAGATTAATGAAATTCACGCAGCAAACGCGGATTCAGGTGTAGAGAAAGATTATCCGAAAGACTTGAATCCCTTTAAAAgtgacgaagaagaagaggacgtCGATAAGAGTCGAACAAgtgtagaaaatttcaaagctACCAAAGATTCAACGAATCCTTTCGATAGCGATGATGACTCCCCAGACCAGGAGGAGAACAAGCCACAGATTGGCACACCACCAAAACCGACCACAAGAAGCAACGTTAACAACAGCAAACATAAACAACAGATTCTTATGGAAATACAAACAAGAAGACGACTGATTGCACcgcaaattaatttgaattcctTTTCGAGCGACGAGGACGATCACAATAGCGATTCGGAGTATCATGGGGAAAGATTTAAGACTATGCCTGTTCCTAAACCGCGCACCATTAG GCATATTCAAGAAATAGGACTAAGTCACAGTAGTTTGTCGACGTCAAATGGTTCTTTAACAAGTTTAGAATCTGGAAGCGTAACTCACGGAGCAACCTCTAGAAAGAAGAAGCCAGCCCCATTGCCACCAAACCTGAAGGACACAGGTTTTTCCAATCAACGTACATTAACGCGCCAATCGCACAACAATTCTGCTGATAATCAc GAGTCATGTCCACGCACAACCCCTAAGACGCGCAAAACAAAACCTGCACCACCTCCACCACTAAGAAGCAGCAGTCCATACAACACACCTGTTAAAGGAACTTTGACTTTCAACGAGTCTCCAATAGTTGCGTCACGTAAAATGAACCAAGACGCATCGGAAGATAAAAAGACCAACAAGGATGAAGCAAACAGGAACAAACAAAGTTTGATGCATATACCATGCGGAGAGAATTTCGATTACAAATCGTACGTAGACAAAAGTACTCAAGGAAAGTGGAAGAGAAAGAAGGGCCCGGCTCCACCTTGTCCAATGCCATATAAAAGAAAG AGAGTTTTCAATGTCACCTTGTATTTTTAA
- the LOC128880776 gene encoding MICAL-like protein 1 isoform X2: MRSGLIPPEPINGLDDRSGSAVKCSSPSRLVVNRTSEAEGERIVPTSESPKQKVASCLGIRRDPCIACRLPVFLAEKLVVSRGTYHRTCFRCARCNNQLTLGNYYETEEGQFCCETCPDEDASSPATEKYKAAMLSETSENMEDNDTTAESSYKDCYGEKSTDGMLSYSSMQSLGFPDPAIPDVVAQTSRLRLNFISNHLLSEKDKEADIVSDSLVSSDLSAVETEMANGKEDEYNCSSGSSRPELQFERGTIEENHGEDHTKAKDCVNDSLSSNATEEERKLIGTLSVVKNESVNSITRMNNAKELSGHTDGSEDADNCLSLVQRRLKMFESQDRVDHTERKKNEHQIINVLESKAQNKQHVEVTNNGHTDLTIDQQKSDVKVPESIVASSPTESLLSFNRISCSQSNSKIDDTTDSDASSLPSGTNNINVEETQKSADTMDASEVPSLYMDKESNEDKVPDTIAKEINEIHAANADSGVEKDYPKDLNPFKSDEEEEDVDKSRTSVENFKATKDSTNPFDSDDDSPDQEENKPQIGTPPKPTTRSNVNNSKHKQQILMEIQTRRRLIAPQINLNSFSSDEDDHNSDSEYHGERFKTMPVPKPRTIRHIQEIGLSHSSLSTSNGSLTSLESGSVTHGATSRKKKPAPLPPNLKDTGFSNQRTLTRQSHNNSADNHESCPRTTPKTRKTKPAPPPPLRSSSPYNTPVKGTLTFNESPIVASRKMNQDASEDKKTNKDEANRNKQSLMHIPCGENFDYKSYVDKSTQGKWKRKKGPAPPCPMPYKRKVKILSLEDVKLELDEIEMQQQGLEKQGVRLEQLIRHKCESGLNTDDVFPGTDVEELVLELFALVNEKNELFRRQAELMLLRRQQRLEEEHVEVEYQIRCLMSQNESTKTDFDKQKEEILIQRLIEIVERRNEIVECLEMDRRREIEEDRSIHKHMDLFAAKKKNETSCNEIEDPSSSKTKKGKLKKRLKEKKFSRSTKKDIDKDIDETELSLKRNTKRKWF; this comes from the exons ATGAGGAGTGGCCTCATTCCACCTGAGCCAATCAATGGGTTGGACGATCGTAGTGGTAGTGCcgtgaaat GTTCTTCCCCAAGCCGACTTGTAGTGAATAGAACATCGGAAGCCGAAGGTGAAAGGATCGTTCCAACGTCCGAGTCTCCGAAACAAAAG GTGGCGTCGTGTCTGGGCATACGAAGAGATCCGTGCATCGCGTGCAGACTTCCTGTTTTCCTGGCGGAGAAGCTGGTCGTGTCCCGTGGCACTTATCATCGTACTTGTTTTCGTTGTGCTCGCTGCAACAATCAATTAACACTTGGCAATTATTACGAGACCGAGGAAGGTCAATTCTGCTGCGAAACGTGCCCTGACGAAGACGCCTCGTCACCCGCGACGGAAAAATACAAGGCCGCAATGTTAAGTGAAACATCCGAGAACATGGAGGATAACGACACCACCGCCGAGTCAAGCTATAAAGATTGTTACGGCGAGAAAAGCACGGATGGAATGCTTAGTTACAGTTCTATGCAAAGTCTAGGGTTCCCAGATCCCGCTATTCCCGACGTGGTCGCACAAACCTCTCGATTAAGACTGAATTTCATATCGAATCACCTGCTCTCGGAAAAAGATAAAGAAGCAGACATCGTCAGCGACTCTCTGGTGAGCAGCGATTTGAGCGCTGTCGAGACGGAAATGGCAAACGGAAAAGAGGATGAATATAATTGTTCTAGTGGTTCCTCGAGACCTGAACTTCAATTTGAAAGAGGCACGATTGAAGAAAATCATGGTGAGGATCACACGAAAGCGAAGGACTGCGTAAATGATAGTTTAAGTAGTAACGCGACGGAGGAGGAGCGTAAATTAATTGGCACTCTATCTGTAGTTAAGAATGAATCGGTTAATTCAATTACTAGAATGAACAATGCGAAAGAGCTGTCGGGTCATACCGACGGGAGCGAAGACGCGGATAATTGCCTGTCTCTAGTTCAAAGAAGGCTGAAGATGTTCGAAAGTCAGGATAGGGTAGACCATaccgagagaaaaaagaacgagcATCAAATTATCAACGTATTAGAATCTAAAGCTCAGAATAAGCAGCATGTAGAAGTAACAAACAATGGCCATACAGATTTAACGATTGATCAACAGAAAAGTGATGTGAAAGTTCCAGAAAGTATTGTAGCCAGTAGTCCTACCGAAAGTTTGTTAAGTTTTAATAGAATAAGTTGCAGTCAATCGAATTCGAAGATCGATGACACAACCGATAGCGATGCAAGCTCTTTGCCGAGCGGTACTAACAATATTAACGTGGAGGAAACACAAAAGAGCGCAGATACTATGGATGCATCTGAAGTACCTTCGTTATACATGGATAAAGAAAGTAACGAAGATAAAGTACCTGATACTATTGCAAAAGAGATTAATGAAATTCACGCAGCAAACGCGGATTCAGGTGTAGAGAAAGATTATCCGAAAGACTTGAATCCCTTTAAAAgtgacgaagaagaagaggacgtCGATAAGAGTCGAACAAgtgtagaaaatttcaaagctACCAAAGATTCAACGAATCCTTTCGATAGCGATGATGACTCCCCAGACCAGGAGGAGAACAAGCCACAGATTGGCACACCACCAAAACCGACCACAAGAAGCAACGTTAACAACAGCAAACATAAACAACAGATTCTTATGGAAATACAAACAAGAAGACGACTGATTGCACcgcaaattaatttgaattcctTTTCGAGCGACGAGGACGATCACAATAGCGATTCGGAGTATCATGGGGAAAGATTTAAGACTATGCCTGTTCCTAAACCGCGCACCATTAG GCATATTCAAGAAATAGGACTAAGTCACAGTAGTTTGTCGACGTCAAATGGTTCTTTAACAAGTTTAGAATCTGGAAGCGTAACTCACGGAGCAACCTCTAGAAAGAAGAAGCCAGCCCCATTGCCACCAAACCTGAAGGACACAGGTTTTTCCAATCAACGTACATTAACGCGCCAATCGCACAACAATTCTGCTGATAATCAc GAGTCATGTCCACGCACAACCCCTAAGACGCGCAAAACAAAACCTGCACCACCTCCACCACTAAGAAGCAGCAGTCCATACAACACACCTGTTAAAGGAACTTTGACTTTCAACGAGTCTCCAATAGTTGCGTCACGTAAAATGAACCAAGACGCATCGGAAGATAAAAAGACCAACAAGGATGAAGCAAACAGGAACAAACAAAGTTTGATGCATATACCATGCGGAGAGAATTTCGATTACAAATCGTACGTAGACAAAAGTACTCAAGGAAAGTGGAAGAGAAAGAAGGGCCCGGCTCCACCTTGTCCAATGCCATATAAAAGAAAG GTAAAAATATTGTCCCTGGAGGACGTCAAATTAGAAttagatgaaattgaaatgcaaCAACAGGGCTTGGAAAAACAAGGAGTGCGACTAGAACAACTAATTAGACATAAATGCGAATCTGGACTTAATACTGATG ATGTATTTCCTGGCACAGATGTAGAAGAATTAGTTCTAGAATTATTTGCCCTAGTAAATGAGAAGAATGAATTGTTCAGGCGACAGGCGGAGTTGATGTTACTTCGAAGACAACAAAGATTAGAGGAAGAACACGTCGAAGTGGAATACCAAATTCGATGTTTAATGTCGCAGAACGAATCTACAAAGACGGACTTTGATAaacagaaagaagaaatattgataCAGAG ACTTATAGAAATTGTCGAACGACGGAATGAAATTGTCGAATGTTTGGAAATGGATCGTCGCCGAGAAATAGAAGAGGATAGAAGTATACACAAACACATGGATTTGTTTGCTG cCAAGAAAAAGAACGAGACATCGTGTAACGAAATAGAAGATCCCTCAAGttcaaaaacaaagaaaggcaagttaaaaaaaagattgaaggAGAAGAAATTCAGTAGGTCAACTAAAAAGGATATCGATAAGGATATAGACGAGACTGAGTTATCCCTCAAACGTAATACTAAGCGAAAATGGTTTTAA
- the LOC128880777 gene encoding IQ domain-containing protein K-like, translated as MCNASPKGIQEISINESSCLASLQSDDTDVCRKFCGNGEEEALTAGRERDQSSYVEERIFHLLLPALEETLFEASKWNALRVQKCRFSGLDYLAEILWNRNPRRSRVFSPPLNAADIPLFKQWLRLRPPYPKSWLWSEDEAALHLQRFVRGWLVRKRTDVQEMRQFWKVNKRNTTHTLLDRFFIYTVLCRTMLHSKIYNIISHYCTS; from the exons ATGTGCAACGCATCGCCAAAGGGGATCCAAGAAATTAGCATCAACGAATCGAGTTGCTTAGCTAGCTTGCAAAGCGACGATACGGATGTATGTCGGAAATTTTGCGGAAATGGCGAAGAGGAAGCGTTAACTGCTGGTCGAGAAAGGGATCAGTCGAGTTACGTCGAGGAAaggatttttcatttgttgttACCCGCGTTAGAGGAAACACTGTTCGAAGCCTCCAAATGGAACGCTCTTCGG GTGCAAAAGTGTCGTTTCAGTGGTCTCGACTACCTCGCGGAGATTTTGTGGAACCGTAATCCTCGTCGTTCGAGGGTTTTCTCACCCCCATTGAATGCAGCCGACATCCCACTGTTTAAACAATGGTTGCGTTTGCG GCCTCCTTATCCTAAATCGTGGTTGTGGTCCGAGGATGAAGCAGCATTGCACTTACAACGGTTCGTTCGTGGCTGGCTCGTGAGAAAACGTACGGATGTTCAGGAAATGAGGCAATTTTGGAAGGTGAACAAACGCAACACGACGCATACTCTATTGGAtcgtttctttatatatacagtACTATGCCGTACCATGCTACATagcaaaatatacaatatcaTATCACACTATTGTACATCGTAA
- the LOC128880776 gene encoding MICAL-like protein 1 isoform X1: MGEKRGTKALELWCRRITAGYPGVNVQNMTTSWKDGLAFCAMIHHFRSDLIDFNSLDKNDVYGNNELAFKTAEKHLGIPALLDAEDMASCSVPDRLSILTYLSQFYQTFGGSSPSRLVVNRTSEAEGERIVPTSESPKQKVASCLGIRRDPCIACRLPVFLAEKLVVSRGTYHRTCFRCARCNNQLTLGNYYETEEGQFCCETCPDEDASSPATEKYKAAMLSETSENMEDNDTTAESSYKDCYGEKSTDGMLSYSSMQSLGFPDPAIPDVVAQTSRLRLNFISNHLLSEKDKEADIVSDSLVSSDLSAVETEMANGKEDEYNCSSGSSRPELQFERGTIEENHGEDHTKAKDCVNDSLSSNATEEERKLIGTLSVVKNESVNSITRMNNAKELSGHTDGSEDADNCLSLVQRRLKMFESQDRVDHTERKKNEHQIINVLESKAQNKQHVEVTNNGHTDLTIDQQKSDVKVPESIVASSPTESLLSFNRISCSQSNSKIDDTTDSDASSLPSGTNNINVEETQKSADTMDASEVPSLYMDKESNEDKVPDTIAKEINEIHAANADSGVEKDYPKDLNPFKSDEEEEDVDKSRTSVENFKATKDSTNPFDSDDDSPDQEENKPQIGTPPKPTTRSNVNNSKHKQQILMEIQTRRRLIAPQINLNSFSSDEDDHNSDSEYHGERFKTMPVPKPRTIRHIQEIGLSHSSLSTSNGSLTSLESGSVTHGATSRKKKPAPLPPNLKDTGFSNQRTLTRQSHNNSADNHESCPRTTPKTRKTKPAPPPPLRSSSPYNTPVKGTLTFNESPIVASRKMNQDASEDKKTNKDEANRNKQSLMHIPCGENFDYKSYVDKSTQGKWKRKKGPAPPCPMPYKRKVKILSLEDVKLELDEIEMQQQGLEKQGVRLEQLIRHKCESGLNTDDVFPGTDVEELVLELFALVNEKNELFRRQAELMLLRRQQRLEEEHVEVEYQIRCLMSQNESTKTDFDKQKEEILIQRLIEIVERRNEIVECLEMDRRREIEEDRSIHKHMDLFAAKKKNETSCNEIEDPSSSKTKKGKLKKRLKEKKFSRSTKKDIDKDIDETELSLKRNTKRKWF, encoded by the exons AGATTTCAACAGTTTAGACAAGAACGACGTGTACGGAAACAACGAACTAGCCTTTAAAACAGCAGAGAAACACCTTGGAATTCCAGCCCTTCTGGACGCGGAAGACATGGCCTCCTGCTCTGTGCCAGATCGGTTGTCGATTTTAACCTACCTATCACAGTTCTACCAAACTTTCGGTG GTTCTTCCCCAAGCCGACTTGTAGTGAATAGAACATCGGAAGCCGAAGGTGAAAGGATCGTTCCAACGTCCGAGTCTCCGAAACAAAAG GTGGCGTCGTGTCTGGGCATACGAAGAGATCCGTGCATCGCGTGCAGACTTCCTGTTTTCCTGGCGGAGAAGCTGGTCGTGTCCCGTGGCACTTATCATCGTACTTGTTTTCGTTGTGCTCGCTGCAACAATCAATTAACACTTGGCAATTATTACGAGACCGAGGAAGGTCAATTCTGCTGCGAAACGTGCCCTGACGAAGACGCCTCGTCACCCGCGACGGAAAAATACAAGGCCGCAATGTTAAGTGAAACATCCGAGAACATGGAGGATAACGACACCACCGCCGAGTCAAGCTATAAAGATTGTTACGGCGAGAAAAGCACGGATGGAATGCTTAGTTACAGTTCTATGCAAAGTCTAGGGTTCCCAGATCCCGCTATTCCCGACGTGGTCGCACAAACCTCTCGATTAAGACTGAATTTCATATCGAATCACCTGCTCTCGGAAAAAGATAAAGAAGCAGACATCGTCAGCGACTCTCTGGTGAGCAGCGATTTGAGCGCTGTCGAGACGGAAATGGCAAACGGAAAAGAGGATGAATATAATTGTTCTAGTGGTTCCTCGAGACCTGAACTTCAATTTGAAAGAGGCACGATTGAAGAAAATCATGGTGAGGATCACACGAAAGCGAAGGACTGCGTAAATGATAGTTTAAGTAGTAACGCGACGGAGGAGGAGCGTAAATTAATTGGCACTCTATCTGTAGTTAAGAATGAATCGGTTAATTCAATTACTAGAATGAACAATGCGAAAGAGCTGTCGGGTCATACCGACGGGAGCGAAGACGCGGATAATTGCCTGTCTCTAGTTCAAAGAAGGCTGAAGATGTTCGAAAGTCAGGATAGGGTAGACCATaccgagagaaaaaagaacgagcATCAAATTATCAACGTATTAGAATCTAAAGCTCAGAATAAGCAGCATGTAGAAGTAACAAACAATGGCCATACAGATTTAACGATTGATCAACAGAAAAGTGATGTGAAAGTTCCAGAAAGTATTGTAGCCAGTAGTCCTACCGAAAGTTTGTTAAGTTTTAATAGAATAAGTTGCAGTCAATCGAATTCGAAGATCGATGACACAACCGATAGCGATGCAAGCTCTTTGCCGAGCGGTACTAACAATATTAACGTGGAGGAAACACAAAAGAGCGCAGATACTATGGATGCATCTGAAGTACCTTCGTTATACATGGATAAAGAAAGTAACGAAGATAAAGTACCTGATACTATTGCAAAAGAGATTAATGAAATTCACGCAGCAAACGCGGATTCAGGTGTAGAGAAAGATTATCCGAAAGACTTGAATCCCTTTAAAAgtgacgaagaagaagaggacgtCGATAAGAGTCGAACAAgtgtagaaaatttcaaagctACCAAAGATTCAACGAATCCTTTCGATAGCGATGATGACTCCCCAGACCAGGAGGAGAACAAGCCACAGATTGGCACACCACCAAAACCGACCACAAGAAGCAACGTTAACAACAGCAAACATAAACAACAGATTCTTATGGAAATACAAACAAGAAGACGACTGATTGCACcgcaaattaatttgaattcctTTTCGAGCGACGAGGACGATCACAATAGCGATTCGGAGTATCATGGGGAAAGATTTAAGACTATGCCTGTTCCTAAACCGCGCACCATTAG GCATATTCAAGAAATAGGACTAAGTCACAGTAGTTTGTCGACGTCAAATGGTTCTTTAACAAGTTTAGAATCTGGAAGCGTAACTCACGGAGCAACCTCTAGAAAGAAGAAGCCAGCCCCATTGCCACCAAACCTGAAGGACACAGGTTTTTCCAATCAACGTACATTAACGCGCCAATCGCACAACAATTCTGCTGATAATCAc GAGTCATGTCCACGCACAACCCCTAAGACGCGCAAAACAAAACCTGCACCACCTCCACCACTAAGAAGCAGCAGTCCATACAACACACCTGTTAAAGGAACTTTGACTTTCAACGAGTCTCCAATAGTTGCGTCACGTAAAATGAACCAAGACGCATCGGAAGATAAAAAGACCAACAAGGATGAAGCAAACAGGAACAAACAAAGTTTGATGCATATACCATGCGGAGAGAATTTCGATTACAAATCGTACGTAGACAAAAGTACTCAAGGAAAGTGGAAGAGAAAGAAGGGCCCGGCTCCACCTTGTCCAATGCCATATAAAAGAAAG GTAAAAATATTGTCCCTGGAGGACGTCAAATTAGAAttagatgaaattgaaatgcaaCAACAGGGCTTGGAAAAACAAGGAGTGCGACTAGAACAACTAATTAGACATAAATGCGAATCTGGACTTAATACTGATG ATGTATTTCCTGGCACAGATGTAGAAGAATTAGTTCTAGAATTATTTGCCCTAGTAAATGAGAAGAATGAATTGTTCAGGCGACAGGCGGAGTTGATGTTACTTCGAAGACAACAAAGATTAGAGGAAGAACACGTCGAAGTGGAATACCAAATTCGATGTTTAATGTCGCAGAACGAATCTACAAAGACGGACTTTGATAaacagaaagaagaaatattgataCAGAG ACTTATAGAAATTGTCGAACGACGGAATGAAATTGTCGAATGTTTGGAAATGGATCGTCGCCGAGAAATAGAAGAGGATAGAAGTATACACAAACACATGGATTTGTTTGCTG cCAAGAAAAAGAACGAGACATCGTGTAACGAAATAGAAGATCCCTCAAGttcaaaaacaaagaaaggcaagttaaaaaaaagattgaaggAGAAGAAATTCAGTAGGTCAACTAAAAAGGATATCGATAAGGATATAGACGAGACTGAGTTATCCCTCAAACGTAATACTAAGCGAAAATGGTTTTAA